The sequence CACTGAAATTCGCCCTGCTGCACATGATCCCCGGTCTGCGTCTGACAGGGGATCCTTCTTCTGCACAACTTCGAAAATTTAAATGACCTTGATAATGTAGAAAACCTCATTTATGAAAAGTAATTTGAGAAAATCTGGAATAACCACGATTTCCATAAAAAGTAACCATTGTTTAAAGAACCATCTCTGAATGATCACGTACGCTGATGGAACTTCAAAAGAGAGTTGCCCCACTCAAGGAGCTCCACATGAAAACACCTATCGCCTGCACCCTTGCCCTCCTGATCGCCTCCGCCGCCCTCGCCGGTGGCGGCCCCAGTGTCGCCCGCCCCGCCGGTACCACGGTCAATCCCTTCGGCGCCACCGCCGCCGCCCCCATGACCACGCCTGCCGTGCTGTCCGACCTGCAACGCGCCGGTACCACCCTGACGCTCGTTACCGGCCGCAACGTCATCGCCGGCACTGTCAGCGGCCCGACCGTGACCGCCATCGGCAGCGAACCCGCCACCTCCGTCGTCGCCACCACCGGCGGCACCCAGCGCCGCTACACCCTGCTGAGCCCTGTCCGCCCCGGCATCGTGACCCCCGTGCGTGACATTCGCCTGCTGCCGGTCGCGCCGGTCGTGCTGCTGCCCATCCAGGCGCCGCAGCCCGCCCCCCGGCCCATCGCCGCGCCCGTCACCCCAGCGCCCGCGCCCGTGACCCCCGTCCCGATCGTGCAGCCCACGCCCATCGTGCAGCCGGCCCCCGCGCCGGTCCAGCCTGCCCCAGTTCAACCCGGGCCCGTTCAGCCGGCCCCAGTGCAGCCCGCCCCGGCCCCCGTGCAGCCTGAACCCACCCCCGCTCCGGAGGACCCCATCAGCATCTGCCACCGGACGGGCAGCGACACCAACCCGTACAACCTGATCACGGTCAGCCGTAGCGCCCTGGACGCCCACGCCGGCCATGGGGACATCATCCCGGCCCCTGCCGAGGGTTGCCCCACCACCGCCGGGGACACCACGCAGCCCAGCCCCGCTCCGGTGCAGCCCGCGCCCGGTCAACCGGAACCCACCCCCCCGGGCGACGGCAACGACAAGATCAACATCTGCCACCGCACTGCCAGCGACACCAACCCATACAACCTGATCTCGGTCAGCCGCAACGCCCTGGACGCGCACTCCGGCCACGGCGACATCATTCCCGCTCCGGAAGTCGGTTGCCCCACCACGGCCGGGGACACCACGCAACCCAGTCCCGCCCCGGTGCAGCCCGCCCCGGCCCCCGGCCAGCCTGAACCCACCCCCCCCGGTGACGGCAACGACAAGGTTGGCATCTGCCATAAGACCGGCAGTGACAGCAATCCCTACAACCTGATCACGGTCAGCCGTAACGCCCTGGACGCGCACTCCGGTCACGGCGACATCATTCCCGCGCCCGCCGAAGGCTGCCCCACCGGTACGCCTCCTGGCAATGGGAATGGCAAGTAACGCCTGACGCATCACCCCGGCGGCGCCCCCTGAATTTCAGAGGGGCGCCGCCTCTGCCGTACCCAGGGGGGCCCCGCGTGCCATCATGCGCGCGCACCCATGAACCTGCGTCCCCTGATCGCCGCGCTGCTCGTCACGACCGCCCACGCTGCCCCCACCGTGCAGGGCGCGTGGCACGGCGCGTTCTACCGCCTGACCCTGACCGGACTCAGCGCCCGCGACGGCACGATCAGCTGGACGCCCGACGGCACCGGCGCGGACGTGCGCTTCGCCGCCACGCTGCCCACGCTGACCCGCATCGTCCCCGCCGCGCAGGACCAGCTGCAGATCAGCGTGACCGGCCACACCGTGCAGGTCCGCAGTACCCAGGGTCGCCCCCTGCGCGTGAACCTGATGCCCGTCCGCGCCGGCGTGGAAGGTCCAGCCCGCTTCACCGCCATCGACGTGTACCCCGAGGAAGCCTGGACGGACTACGAACCCGTTCCGGTCACGCCCTGCCGCGCGCCCGCCCCGGTCCCGGAACTGCCGTACCAGCCGCCCCGCTTCGCCAGCGGCCCCCTCGGCTTCTACCTGGCGCAGATTGACCCCCGGACCGGCCAGCCGCTGCGCGTCATCACGCACGACCCCGACAGCCTCTACCCCCTGGCCAGCACGTTCAAGCAGATCGTCCTGTGGGGCACCCTGCGCGACGTGCAGGCCGGACGCCTGACCCTGAACACCCGCCTGACCGTCACCGAAGCCAACCGCAGCATCGAGTTCTACCAGCCCGGCACGCGCACCGTACAGAACCTCGCCACGCAGGCCATCGCGGCCAGCGAGAACACCGCCAGCGACGTCCTGCACCTGCGCTACGGCCCGGACCGCCTCCAGGCGCTCGTGACCGCGCAGGGGGCGTGCAACACCCGCGTCAACACCACCACCAAGGCGTGGTGGGCGGCGCAGGCGGGCCTGCTTCCCGGCGTATACGGCCCCGACCTGATCAGCGGCGCGGCGCAGGCCTTCGCCCTCCCTTCAGCCCAGGAAGCCGCGCTGCGCGCCCGCGCCGTCACGCAGGCGCAGACCCTGAACGCCGACCGCGTTCTGGACAACCTGGACCGGTACTTCTTCAGCCCCGCCTACCACCCGCAGACCGAGGTGCAGATCCAGAACCGCAGCACCCCCCGCGAGTGGGCCACGCTGATCACCCGCATGTACCTCGACCCCAGCCTCAGCGCCAGCAACCGCGCCTTCCTGCGCGACACCCTGGCCAAAGGATGCTGCCGCACCAAGGACCCCACCGTCACGTACTGGGGTTCCAAGGCCGGCAGCGGCTGGCGGAACGTCACCATCAGCGGCCTGCTCAGCCTGAACACCGGGCAGACCTTCGTGTACGCCTACTTCAACAACGGTTCGGACACCATCGAGAGCCTGCTCATCGAAAAGCAACTCCCCGACATTGCCCGGTACGTGCTCGACAACGCCAAACGCCTCGCCAGCAGCGCCCCGTAACGCCGACCTACCCGCCCAGCGCCTGCACCAGCTGCGCCTTACTCATGCGGCTGCAGCCCGCAACGTCCTGCTCGCGGGCCCGGTTGTACAGTTCATCCCGCGTCAGGTCGCCCAGCGCCGCGTCCGGATTCCCGGTGCCCTGCGTGCGCCGGTTCGGTGTGCGGCCCTCCTCACGGCGGTGCTTGTTCACCGTGCGCGCCGCGATCTCCTCGGCACGGTCGGGGGACTCACCGCGCGCCAGTTCACTGTCCTTCACGTGCTCGTACTGCCGCTCGTCCTTGCCGCTCCACGCTCTGGGCATACGCACCTCCTGAGACGCCGAGCCTAGGAGGGTCCGGGCAGAGCAGCGGTGAAAAGGCCCTCAAGCTCGCGTCATGAGAGGCCGGGTATGGAGGCGGCGCTCAGTGGTTCAGGAGGTACTGCCGCCACTCTTGGGCCTTCGCCTCGATGGGCCGCACAACCGGCGTCAACTCCAGCCGGATCCACTCCGCTGTTTTCGGCGTGAGGTGCACCGTGCCGGGCTGCGGGCGCGCCAGCACCACCTGAACGCGGTCCATGGTTGCGGGGTGCGAGTCGTCCAGGCTGGTGCGGCCCAGCGCGGCCCGCTGCGCCGCCCACTGCTCCTCCGGGACGGTATCGAGCATGTGAGCGTATTCCGCGAAGACATGTGGCCGCTCTGGCATGTGCCGCTGCTTGTGCAGCGCACTGTCCAGCAGGTGCGCCATGTGCATACGGTCCAGCATCACCGCCACCGCGTCTGACCCCGCCACGCGCGCTGCCATCAGGTCTGCACGGAACTCTGCCGCCTGACTGTCCGCGCCGATCAACCACGCCAGCAGGCGCGCCGCACCCATGGGCAACAGGGCCAGCAGGGTCATCAGGGCGTTCGTGATCATGGGCATCAGGCCTTCCTTGGAGCGGCTGATTAGGTCCGGCAGCAGCGAGTGCGCCAGGCGCTCCAGCACCGAGAACGCCAGCGCTACCACCCCACCCCGCGCCGGATCACCGTTGCGCAGGTGCGCCAGTTCGTGCGCGATCAGGCCCACCTGACCCTGCGGGGACAGCGACCACCACAGCGGCACCCCCAGCGCCAGCACCGGCTCGCGCCGCCACCCAGCCAGACCCATGGACGCGTTCACCTGCCCGTCCAGCACCACCCGAACCGGGCCAGGTACGCTCAACTCCGCCGCGACGCGCGCCACCAGCGCGTGCAGTTCCGGCGCGTCCTGCGCGCTCACCTCCAGGCCCTCCGGCTGGTACGGGCGTGGGAACGCCAGCCACGCGAACAGCAGGATCATCACGCCCAAGAAGCCCACCACGCCACGCGTGATGTCCGGAGCGCCGCCCACACCCAGCGCAATCAGCAGCCACCACGCCCCCAACAGGACCGACGCGGCGAACGCCAGGACCACCAGCCACGCGGCCACCAGGCCCCACACGGCCCGCGCCGACGCGGGCGGCGATTCCGACGCCAGGAACGCGTCCCGCACCCGCGCGGACTCGCGCGTCACCACACCCTGCCACACGCGCCCCAGCGCTCCCTGCCCCCCTTGAGTCGTCATAGACCAGCCCAACATAGGTCGCTGCCCCGGCGCGGAATGCCGCACATTGGGTACTCCCCGGCGGGGGCACACGGGTCAGGAAACAGAGGAGACATGACAGGGCAACCCAGGTCAGTGCAGATTGCGACGCAAAACGAACTCCCGGACGCTTCATCCACAGGGAGGGCGTATCCGGGAGGGCCGTGCCGACTACCAGGGCGTTACTCGGTCAGGCTGCGGTTCAGGCGGGCCTTGTCCTCGGCAATCTTGCCCAGAATGAAGAACGTGGGCGCCCAGTGCCCCACGAACAGTCCATCCCGTTCCTTGTCTGAGGAATCATTCTGGAAGTACTGCGACGCGCTGAGCAGAACGGACGCGAACCCAGCCAGGTACAGGATGTTGTGCAGTTTCATAGAACCCTCCGCCAGCAGAAAGACCACGCGCCACTCGTGCGGCGCACCCCAACTCGGAACGCATCCGTCCCGGTCACCGACCTCCACACTTCACCGCAGCGCGCCGCGCGAGATGGTACGGGTTCGGACCCTCTGATCTGAACCTCAAGTGCCCCTGAAGTCAGCCTCAACCGTGCCCTCACACCCACCCCATGGCCGGACGGTGAAGTGCGGTTCAGTCGGTCCCGGGCTGCACACGTGACTGAACGCGGGAGGGCAGGGTCCAGCCAACCACTGGCGGACCAGGGAGAGCGACTCAGGGAGGTTCAGATGGGCATGCTGACAGGCAAGGTCGCCTTCATCACCGAGGGCGCCAGCGGGATCGGCGCCGGTACCGCGCGGCGCTTCGCGCAGGAAGGCGCGCGGGTCGCGCTGGCCGACGTGCAACCCGAAGAGGGCGAGAAGGTCCGTGACGAGATCACCCAGGCGGGTGGGGAAGCCCTGTACGTGCCCTGCGACGTCAGTGACGAGCAGTCCGTCCGGGACGCCATCGAGGCAACCGTCGCCGCGTACGGGCGACTTGACATCGTGTTCGCCAATGCCGGCATCAACGGCGTGTGGGCCCCCATCGACGAACTGCACCCTGACGAGTGGGACAGGACCCTGAACATCAACCTGCGCGGCACGTACCTCACCGTGCACTACGCCGTGCCGCACCTGAAACGCGCGGGCGGCGGCAGCATCCTGATCACCAGCAGCGTCAACGGCAACCGCACCTTCTCCAGCGCGGGCGCCAGCGCCTACAGCGCCTCCAAAGCCGGACAGGTGGCCTTAACGAAAATGATCGCGCTGGAACTCGGCCGGCACAACATCCGCTGCAACGCCATCTGCCCCGGCCTGATCCACACGAACATCCAAGAGCGCACCAACCAGCGCCACACCGACCAGATCGGCATCAAGGTCGAACTGCCCGACGGCAACCCCGCCCTGCACGGCGGGGAAGGCGAACCGGTGGACGTCGCCGACGCCTGCCTGTTCCTCGCGTCCGACCTGGGCCGACACGTGTCCGGCACCGAACTGTACGTGGACGGCGGCGCGTCCCTGCTGCGCTAGATGCTTGGCTGTACAGAGATGACCGCCTGCACCCGCCCAACTTCCCCACTGGTCAGGCGAACCTTGATCCCATGCGGGTGCGAAGGGGAACGCGTCAGGAGCGCCGCCACCACTCCCCGCGTCAGCCGCCCGGTCGGCTGGTCCTGCTTCTGAACGATATCCACGGTCACGCCGGGCTGAATCTGAGAACGGACAGGAGGCATGAGGACAGGGTACGGCACACCTCTGCGTAGGTCGTCTGACGGATGGGGCCAGCAGCAAGGGTGGGTATGCTGTGTGGGCCTGGGGGAGTGGTCTCAAGAGGAAGGGCACCGGCAAAAACGTTGAGTGGCCGGAAAGGCGGAAGTCTTGGGCGCAGACTGAAAGGCCGGGACGGGTTGCGGATGCACCTATAGCGGCCCCGCAAGGGGTGGGTTGAAAGCAGCAAGGGAAGCGCGTTTCCTGAAAAGTTCCAGCGTCATTCATGCGGGTTCGAATCCCGTCTTCTCCACCAAAAAAGCATCGGCCTCCAGATGGGGCCGATGCTCCTTGCTGGCTGGGGTCAGACTTCCAGCGCCAGCTTGTCCACGTCATTTAGCAGCGGCGTTCCGGCGGGGTACTCGCCGTTGAAGCACGCGAGGCACAGGCCGGGGCCGCTGACGGCTTCGCGGATGCCCTGCTCGCTGATGAACGTCAGGGTGTCCGCCCCGATCAGGTCGCGGATCTCCTCGATGCTGTGCGTGCTGGCGACCAGTTCCTTGCGGGCGGCGGTGTCAATGCCGTAGAAGCACGGGTGCTTGATGGGCGGGCTGCTGACCCGGAAGTGCACTTCGGTGGCGCCCGCTTCGCGCAGGAGGTTGACGATCTGGCGGCTGGTGGTGCCGCGCACGATGCTGTCGTCCACCAGTACGACGCGTTTGCCGCGCACGGCG comes from Deinococcus radiotolerans and encodes:
- a CDS encoding addiction module toxin RelE, whose protein sequence is MPRAWSGKDERQYEHVKDSELARGESPDRAEEIAARTVNKHRREEGRTPNRRTQGTGNPDAALGDLTRDELYNRAREQDVAGCSRMSKAQLVQALGG
- a CDS encoding serine hydrolase gives rise to the protein MNLRPLIAALLVTTAHAAPTVQGAWHGAFYRLTLTGLSARDGTISWTPDGTGADVRFAATLPTLTRIVPAAQDQLQISVTGHTVQVRSTQGRPLRVNLMPVRAGVEGPARFTAIDVYPEEAWTDYEPVPVTPCRAPAPVPELPYQPPRFASGPLGFYLAQIDPRTGQPLRVITHDPDSLYPLASTFKQIVLWGTLRDVQAGRLTLNTRLTVTEANRSIEFYQPGTRTVQNLATQAIAASENTASDVLHLRYGPDRLQALVTAQGACNTRVNTTTKAWWAAQAGLLPGVYGPDLISGAAQAFALPSAQEAALRARAVTQAQTLNADRVLDNLDRYFFSPAYHPQTEVQIQNRSTPREWATLITRMYLDPSLSASNRAFLRDTLAKGCCRTKDPTVTYWGSKAGSGWRNVTISGLLSLNTGQTFVYAYFNNGSDTIESLLIEKQLPDIARYVLDNAKRLASSAP
- a CDS encoding M48 family metalloprotease, giving the protein MTTQGGQGALGRVWQGVVTRESARVRDAFLASESPPASARAVWGLVAAWLVVLAFAASVLLGAWWLLIALGVGGAPDITRGVVGFLGVMILLFAWLAFPRPYQPEGLEVSAQDAPELHALVARVAAELSVPGPVRVVLDGQVNASMGLAGWRREPVLALGVPLWWSLSPQGQVGLIAHELAHLRNGDPARGGVVALAFSVLERLAHSLLPDLISRSKEGLMPMITNALMTLLALLPMGAARLLAWLIGADSQAAEFRADLMAARVAGSDAVAVMLDRMHMAHLLDSALHKQRHMPERPHVFAEYAHMLDTVPEEQWAAQRAALGRTSLDDSHPATMDRVQVVLARPQPGTVHLTPKTAEWIRLELTPVVRPIEAKAQEWRQYLLNH
- a CDS encoding YwbE family protein, producing MPPVRSQIQPGVTVDIVQKQDQPTGRLTRGVVAALLTRSPSHPHGIKVRLTSGEVGRVQAVISVQPSI
- a CDS encoding SDR family oxidoreductase, yielding MLTGKVAFITEGASGIGAGTARRFAQEGARVALADVQPEEGEKVRDEITQAGGEALYVPCDVSDEQSVRDAIEATVAAYGRLDIVFANAGINGVWAPIDELHPDEWDRTLNINLRGTYLTVHYAVPHLKRAGGGSILITSSVNGNRTFSSAGASAYSASKAGQVALTKMIALELGRHNIRCNAICPGLIHTNIQERTNQRHTDQIGIKVELPDGNPALHGGEGEPVDVADACLFLASDLGRHVSGTELYVDGGASLLR